The Janthinobacterium lividum genome has a window encoding:
- a CDS encoding OmpW family outer membrane protein: MKKSATAAAIVLAAIGAFASNAMAQESPWLVRARAVHLDPADKSAPVGGVGASDRLTVSSKTIPEIDISYFFTPNIAAELILTYPQKHDVKLDGNNIGTFKHLPPTLSLQYHFMPEKQFSPYVGAGVNYTNISDVKLLNGAGRLEHDSWGYSLQAGVDYKLDKNWSLNFDIKKVQIRSDVFIGGAKASEVKVDPILIGVGVGYRF, encoded by the coding sequence AGCAGCAATCGTCCTGGCCGCCATCGGCGCATTCGCCAGCAACGCCATGGCACAGGAAAGCCCATGGCTGGTCCGTGCCCGCGCCGTGCACCTCGATCCGGCCGATAAATCTGCTCCTGTTGGTGGCGTCGGCGCATCCGACCGGTTGACGGTCAGCAGCAAGACGATTCCTGAAATCGATATTTCGTACTTCTTTACCCCGAATATCGCTGCCGAGCTGATCCTGACCTATCCGCAAAAGCATGACGTCAAGCTCGATGGCAACAATATCGGTACCTTCAAGCATCTGCCGCCGACGCTGTCGCTGCAATACCACTTCATGCCTGAAAAACAGTTCAGCCCATACGTGGGTGCAGGCGTGAACTACACGAATATCTCCGACGTGAAATTGCTGAACGGCGCCGGTCGCCTGGAACATGACAGCTGGGGCTACTCGCTGCAAGCCGGTGTCGACTACAAGCTGGATAAAAACTGGTCCTTGAACTTCGACATCAAGAAAGTGCAGATCCGCAGCGATGTGTTCATCGGTGGCGCCAAGGCCAGCGAAGTCAAGGTCGATCCTATCCTGATCGGCGTAGGCGTCGGTTACCGCTTCTAG
- a CDS encoding MetQ/NlpA family ABC transporter substrate-binding protein — protein sequence MNHIRRNLLLAAASLAFATAAHAKDPKELVIGTSSGPYSDQLKLGIKPILEKQGYKVKIVEFNDYVQPNYALAEGSLDANVFQHIVYLTKFATDNKLPLSSLITVPTMPIGLYGGKQKSLAEVKNGATITMPNDPTNQARALVMLAKMGWIKLKPNVDPLRASERDVLENPKKLKLVPLEAAQLPRSLADADYAFVNGNFALAAGMKLTSALSVEKISDSYINLVAIRTADKAKPWVKDLEAAYRSRAFLDATNKYLAGYEKTDYQLALEKTLKK from the coding sequence ATGAACCATATTCGCCGCAATCTGCTCCTGGCCGCTGCCAGCCTGGCCTTCGCCACCGCCGCCCACGCCAAGGACCCGAAAGAACTCGTCATCGGCACCAGCTCCGGCCCATACTCGGACCAGCTGAAGCTGGGCATCAAGCCCATCCTGGAAAAGCAGGGCTACAAGGTCAAGATCGTCGAATTCAACGACTACGTGCAGCCGAACTATGCGCTGGCCGAAGGCTCGCTGGACGCCAACGTATTCCAGCACATCGTCTACCTGACCAAGTTCGCCACCGATAACAAGCTGCCACTGAGCTCCCTGATCACCGTGCCAACCATGCCGATCGGCCTGTACGGCGGCAAGCAGAAGTCGCTGGCCGAAGTCAAAAATGGCGCCACCATCACCATGCCGAACGATCCGACCAACCAGGCACGCGCGCTGGTGATGCTGGCCAAGATGGGCTGGATCAAGCTGAAACCGAACGTCGACCCGCTGCGCGCTTCCGAGCGCGACGTGCTGGAAAACCCGAAGAAGCTGAAACTGGTGCCGCTGGAAGCGGCGCAGCTGCCACGTTCGCTGGCGGACGCCGACTACGCCTTTGTCAATGGTAACTTCGCCCTGGCCGCCGGCATGAAGCTGACGTCGGCCCTGAGCGTGGAAAAGATCTCGGACAGCTACATCAACCTGGTGGCCATCCGCACGGCCGACAAGGCCAAGCCATGGGTCAAGGACCTGGAAGCGGCCTACCGCTCGCGCGCCTTCCTCGACGCGACGAACAAATACCTGGCCGGCTACGAAAAGACGGACTACCAGCTGGCGCTGGAAAAGACGCTGAAAAAATAA
- a CDS encoding methionine ABC transporter permease, whose product MFEESINNVIKLLPEIWVALGQTMTMLGIGLTAAILIGGPLGILLFLVSEGQSLENRPLSTILGWLVNTVRSFPFIILLVALTPFTRIIAGTSIGPLAASVPLSFAAIPYLARLVEQNLREVPRGVIEAAHAMGASEMQIIFRVLLVEARSGLVLALTVLSISFLSYSAVAGVVGGGGIGDLAIRYGYYRFETDIMVATVAILIVLVQTIQFAGTRIAKRLDKR is encoded by the coding sequence ATGTTTGAAGAATCGATCAATAACGTCATCAAGCTGCTGCCGGAAATCTGGGTGGCGCTGGGCCAGACCATGACCATGCTGGGCATCGGCTTGACGGCCGCCATCCTGATCGGCGGCCCGCTGGGCATCTTGCTGTTCCTCGTCTCGGAAGGCCAGTCGCTGGAAAACCGTCCGCTGTCGACGATCCTCGGCTGGCTGGTCAACACCGTGCGCAGCTTCCCGTTCATCATTTTGCTGGTCGCCCTGACGCCGTTTACGCGCATCATCGCCGGCACCTCGATCGGCCCGCTGGCGGCCAGCGTGCCGCTGTCGTTTGCCGCCATTCCCTACCTGGCGCGCCTGGTGGAACAGAACCTGCGCGAAGTGCCGCGCGGCGTGATCGAGGCGGCGCACGCCATGGGCGCGTCGGAAATGCAGATCATCTTCCGCGTGCTGCTGGTGGAAGCGCGCTCCGGCCTGGTGCTGGCCCTGACCGTGCTGTCGATCAGCTTCCTGTCGTATTCGGCCGTGGCCGGCGTGGTGGGCGGCGGCGGCATCGGCGACCTGGCCATCCGCTACGGCTACTACCGCTTCGAGACGGACATCATGGTCGCCACCGTGGCCATCCTGATCGTGCTGGTGCAAACCATCCAGTTCGCCGGCACGCGCATCGCCAAGCGCCTCGACAAACGTTAA
- a CDS encoding methionine ABC transporter ATP-binding protein has product MTTPHRTPVIRIDGANKTFALPKGEQFHAVKSVTLEVYPGDIFGLIGKSGAGKSTLLRLINLLERPDSGTITVAGRELTRLGKSELRDARQNIGMIFQQFNLLQNASVFDNVAFPLKIHGTTKGEQIAARVEECLALVGLSDKLHSYPAQLSGGQKQRVAIARALASHPDVLLCDEPTSALDAETTRALLDTLRDINARLGVTIVIVSHELSVLGAICNRVAVVENGAIAEQFDLSDTATPRKTALGRELAYYGTEAFEATAWKDATHV; this is encoded by the coding sequence ATGACCACACCACACCGTACGCCGGTGATTCGCATCGACGGCGCGAACAAGACCTTCGCGCTGCCCAAAGGCGAACAATTCCACGCGGTCAAATCGGTCACGCTGGAAGTCTATCCCGGTGATATTTTCGGCCTGATCGGCAAGAGCGGCGCCGGCAAATCGACCTTGCTGCGCCTGATTAACCTGCTCGAGCGTCCCGACAGCGGCACCATTACCGTGGCCGGGCGCGAATTGACACGCCTCGGCAAAAGCGAACTGCGCGACGCGCGCCAGAATATCGGCATGATTTTCCAGCAATTCAATCTGCTGCAAAACGCCAGCGTCTTCGACAACGTCGCCTTCCCCTTGAAAATCCATGGCACGACCAAGGGCGAGCAAATCGCCGCCCGCGTCGAGGAATGCCTGGCGCTGGTGGGCCTGTCCGACAAGCTGCACAGCTATCCGGCGCAATTATCCGGCGGGCAGAAACAGCGCGTGGCGATTGCCCGCGCTCTGGCCAGCCACCCCGATGTGCTGCTGTGCGACGAGCCGACATCCGCGCTGGACGCGGAAACCACGCGCGCCCTGCTCGACACCCTGCGCGACATCAATGCGCGCCTGGGCGTGACCATCGTCATCGTCAGCCATGAGCTGTCGGTACTGGGCGCCATCTGCAACCGCGTGGCTGTCGTGGAAAACGGCGCCATCGCCGAACAATTCGATTTGAGCGACACGGCTACCCCGCGCAAGACGGCGCTGGGACGCGAACTGGCTTATTACGGCACCGAGGCGTTTGAAGCCACCGCATGGAAGGATGCAACACATGTTTGA
- a CDS encoding energy transducer TonB, with protein MQEKAPPTDWRRPLTIATVFAMHGALLGWALYHRAPASPVLAIVPDAAQPAMLLYLPAAAPPRPLEQNLAEQASAAAAPSRSIAKKAAPAIRQFVLQQPDAAPLPQQAETMAAVAEVRHAPISPAPVAAPSMAAAPPSPALPPAPQEQRSGASSWEGKVLARMERFRRYPTASRARHEQGVVYLRCRIDRDGQVLAASIERSSGSAALDQAALDTLQRAAPLPRIPLERPDPLELSIPVEFSIG; from the coding sequence ATGCAAGAAAAGGCGCCGCCAACGGACTGGCGCCGTCCGCTGACCATCGCCACCGTCTTCGCCATGCATGGCGCGCTGCTGGGCTGGGCGCTGTACCACCGCGCGCCGGCATCGCCTGTGCTGGCCATCGTGCCCGACGCGGCGCAACCGGCCATGCTGCTATACCTGCCGGCAGCGGCTCCGCCGAGGCCTTTGGAGCAGAATCTTGCTGAACAGGCCAGCGCGGCTGCCGCGCCTTCGCGCAGCATTGCAAAAAAGGCAGCGCCAGCCATCCGGCAATTCGTGCTGCAGCAGCCCGACGCGGCGCCCCTGCCGCAGCAGGCGGAGACCATGGCCGCCGTCGCCGAGGTGCGGCACGCCCCCATTTCGCCGGCACCTGTGGCCGCACCGTCCATGGCGGCGGCACCGCCCTCGCCTGCCTTGCCGCCCGCGCCGCAAGAGCAGCGCAGCGGCGCATCGAGCTGGGAAGGCAAGGTTTTGGCGCGCATGGAACGCTTCCGCCGCTACCCGACGGCATCACGTGCGCGCCACGAACAGGGCGTGGTGTACCTGCGCTGCCGCATCGACCGCGATGGCCAGGTACTGGCGGCCAGCATCGAGCGCAGTTCCGGTTCCGCGGCGCTGGACCAGGCCGCGCTCGATACCTTGCAACGGGCAGCACCTCTGCCGCGCATCCCCCTGGAACGGCCAGATCCGCTCGAATTATCGATTCCCGTCGAATTTTCTATCGGCTGA